Proteins from a single region of Kogia breviceps isolate mKogBre1 chromosome 5, mKogBre1 haplotype 1, whole genome shotgun sequence:
- the CBR3 gene encoding carbonyl reductase [NADPH] 3 codes for MPSYTRVALVTGANKGIGFAIARDLCRQFSGDVVLTARDVERGRAAVQQLQAEGLSPRFHQLDIDDLQSIRALRDFLRKEYGGLNVLVNNAGIAFTIDDPTPFDIQAEMTLKTNFFATRNVCRELLPIVKPHGRVVNVSSLQGSKALENCSEDLQEKFRCKTLTEEDLVELMKKFVEDTKNEVHEREGWPNSAYGVSKLGVTVLSRILAQHLDEKRQADRILLNACCPGWVNMDMVGAHGSRTVEEGAETPVYLALLPPDATEPHGQLVWDKVVQNW; via the exons ATGCCGTCCTACACCCGCGTGGCGCTGGTCACAGGGGCCAACAAGGGCATCGGCTTCGCCATCGCGCGCGACCTGTGCCGGCAGTTCTCCGGGGACGTGGTGCTCACGGCGCGGGACGTGGAGCGGGGCCGGGCGGCCGTGCAGCAGCTGCAGGCCGAGGGCCTGAGCCCGCGCTTCCACCAGCTGGACATCGACGACCTGCAGAGCATCCGCGCGCTGCGCGACTTCCTGCGCAAGGAGTACGGGGGGCTCAACGTGCTGGTCAACAACGCGGGCATCGCCTTCACGA TTGATGATCCAACACCGTTTGACATTCAAGCTGAGATGACACTGAAGACAAACTTTTTTGCCACGAGAAATGTCTGCCGCGAATTACTGCCAATAGTGAAACCTCACG GCAGAGTGGTGAATGTCAGTAGTTTACAGGGTTCCAAAGCCCTTGAAAATTGCAGCGAAGATCTGCAGGAGAAGTTCCGATGTAAGACACTCACAGAGGAAGACCTGGTGGAGCTCATGAAAAAGTTTGTGGAGGACACAAAAAATGAGGTGCATGAGAGGGAGGGCTGGCCCAACTCTGCTTATGGGGTGTCCAAACTGGGGGTCACGGTCTTATCGAGAATCCTGGCCCAGCATCTGGATGAGAAGAGACAAGCGGACAGGATTCTTCTGAACGCATGCTGCCCCGGGTGGGTGAACATGGACATGGTGGGGGCTCATGGCTCCAGGACCGTGGAGGAGGGGGCTGAGACTCCCGTCTACTTGGCCCTCCTGCCTCCAGATGCCACCGAGCCTCACGGGCAGCTAGTCTGGGACAAAGTCGTCCAAAACTGGTGA